From one Paenibacillus sp. FSL K6-1330 genomic stretch:
- a CDS encoding YdeI family protein: MTNGERNSKIDPYFNKLKKWKEEFNLLREIVLDCGLTEDFKWMHPCYTLDNKNIVLIHGFKDYCALLFHKGALLKDPHGILIQQTANVQAARQIRFTNVQEIDEMQLILKTYIVEAIEVEKAGLQVSFKKNTEYIIPEELESKFVEIQGLKTAFEALTPGRQRAYILHFSAPKQSKTRESRVEKYIPHILNGKGLND; this comes from the coding sequence ATGACAAACGGTGAAAGGAATTCCAAGATTGATCCCTATTTTAACAAGCTTAAGAAGTGGAAGGAAGAATTCAATCTGCTGAGAGAAATCGTTCTTGACTGCGGACTGACCGAGGATTTTAAGTGGATGCATCCTTGTTACACGTTAGATAACAAAAACATTGTTTTGATTCATGGCTTTAAGGATTACTGTGCGCTTCTGTTTCACAAAGGCGCGTTGTTAAAAGATCCCCATGGAATCCTAATCCAGCAAACGGCGAATGTTCAGGCAGCGCGTCAGATTCGGTTCACCAATGTTCAAGAGATCGATGAAATGCAACTTATCCTGAAAACATATATTGTTGAAGCCATCGAAGTTGAGAAAGCCGGTTTGCAAGTGAGCTTTAAAAAGAATACGGAATATATCATACCGGAAGAATTAGAAAGTAAATTCGTTGAAATTCAAGGCTTAAAAACGGCTTTTGAAGCATTAACGCCGGGACGGCAAAGAGCCTACATTTTGCATTTTTCTGCACCCAAGCAATCCAAAACGCG
- a CDS encoding pyridoxamine 5'-phosphate oxidase family protein codes for MGKQFPAMLPEHMAFIRKQHLFFVGTAPMSRDGHVNLSPKGYDTFRILSDRKVAYLDLTGSGNETSAHLEENGRITMMFCAFQGPPNILRLYGTGTVILPEHTEWELLYGMFEPMPGVRQIITVDIHKVQTSCGYAVPFMSYEKERETLQRWAEHKGEEGLNSYWQEKNLSSLDQLPTSLAKRTRT; via the coding sequence ATGGGAAAACAGTTTCCGGCCATGCTCCCCGAGCATATGGCCTTTATCCGAAAGCAGCACCTGTTTTTTGTCGGCACGGCTCCCATGTCGCGGGATGGGCACGTCAACCTGTCGCCGAAGGGATACGACACGTTCCGGATTTTGTCCGATCGTAAGGTCGCATATTTGGATTTGACCGGGAGCGGCAATGAGACCAGTGCCCATCTCGAAGAGAACGGTCGTATCACAATGATGTTCTGCGCATTCCAGGGACCTCCGAATATTCTGCGCCTGTACGGAACCGGAACGGTAATTCTTCCGGAACACACCGAGTGGGAGTTGTTATACGGAATGTTCGAGCCGATGCCTGGAGTCCGGCAGATCATTACAGTCGATATACATAAAGTCCAGACGTCCTGCGGTTATGCGGTACCATTCATGTCGTACGAAAAGGAGAGAGAAACACTCCAACGGTGGGCGGAGCACAAAGGTGAAGAAGGCTTGAACAGTTACTGGCAAGAAAAGAATTTGAGCAGCCTCGACCAATTGCCGACATCTCTAGCGAAACGAACAAGGACATAA
- a CDS encoding serine hydrolase domain-containing protein, whose protein sequence is MKKIASVLITAMLFALPVTPTFAQANHDTVKQKAQALASEMVSNYDVSGLQYAIMDHGSIVLSDSAGVYDKATKEPINKDTMFGIGSVSKMHVSAATMMLADSNQIDIDKPLIKYIKEFKMADERYKKITPRMLMNHSSGLYGSHYANSIFFDDNDTKNHDELLVKLQSEVLKSDPGEYSVYCNDGFQLLELLVERVSGLSYTEFIEQYISTPLNLDSTKTPLDSFDRERLAKTYFPGMNQALPVENANILGTGGLYSTAEEVSKFAEVLIGNRTDILSEKSAKSMQNHEYRNGIWVSEETNTVNYGLGWDAVRLAPFSDYGITALSKGGDTVMYHAALTTLPDHDISIAVLSSGGNSIFNNVFASNVLLEYLKDKGIIKNILPEKRFESSLKVEMPSEYLSYSGVYGSVGTTINIGIKNGEIDLPALSGGEIPPQKYVYTGNGQFKNKDGNVAISFDQQKNGKTYLKVNAYTNLPGLGQTVAVMYEYQKLDPNPLNDTTKKVWEHRNGKSYYALDEKITSGFYLAPQVLNKKISVDVEHGYANGTKIVDENQAVNAVEIPIMYGRDVLDLKFYTLNRTEYVMVNSQSYISEDAIQPIYAGNSSISSIPFNGQAVWYKIDEKSANRAMTVEAPSSGGFAVYDGKGNVVNFSKASNNHSVVLPESGMIVFGGKAGDVFQINLKAK, encoded by the coding sequence ATGAAGAAGATAGCTTCTGTGTTAATCACCGCTATGCTTTTTGCATTACCGGTTACACCTACTTTTGCTCAAGCGAATCATGATACTGTTAAGCAAAAGGCTCAAGCACTGGCTTCGGAGATGGTGTCCAATTATGATGTAAGTGGCTTGCAGTATGCGATTATGGATCATGGATCCATTGTGTTATCCGATAGCGCTGGTGTATATGATAAAGCTACCAAGGAACCGATAAACAAAGACACCATGTTTGGAATAGGCTCAGTCAGTAAAATGCATGTATCTGCTGCAACGATGATGTTAGCTGATTCGAATCAAATTGATATTGATAAACCACTGATCAAGTATATCAAGGAATTTAAAATGGCGGATGAACGATATAAAAAGATTACACCACGGATGTTAATGAATCATTCTTCAGGGCTTTACGGTAGTCACTATGCGAATAGTATATTTTTTGATGATAATGATACGAAAAATCATGATGAATTATTGGTAAAATTACAATCAGAAGTTTTAAAGTCAGACCCAGGCGAATATTCAGTATATTGTAATGATGGCTTTCAACTGCTTGAATTATTGGTTGAACGAGTAAGCGGTTTGAGTTATACCGAATTCATTGAACAATATATTAGCACCCCGCTGAATTTAGACTCTACTAAAACGCCACTCGATTCATTTGATAGAGAACGGCTGGCAAAAACTTATTTTCCTGGAATGAATCAGGCTTTACCCGTTGAGAATGCCAATATCCTTGGGACAGGAGGCCTATACTCCACGGCGGAAGAAGTAAGTAAGTTCGCTGAAGTATTAATCGGGAATCGAACGGATATTTTATCCGAGAAGTCAGCAAAGTCTATGCAGAACCATGAGTATCGAAATGGAATCTGGGTTTCTGAAGAGACTAACACCGTGAATTATGGTCTTGGTTGGGATGCCGTTCGTTTAGCACCTTTTAGTGATTACGGAATAACGGCATTATCCAAAGGTGGGGATACTGTTATGTATCACGCAGCTTTGACTACCCTACCCGATCATGATATTTCTATAGCTGTGCTTTCATCGGGAGGGAACTCAATTTTCAATAATGTGTTTGCATCTAACGTTTTATTAGAATATTTAAAAGATAAAGGCATTATTAAAAATATTCTACCCGAAAAAAGATTTGAGTCTTCCTTGAAAGTAGAAATGCCATCGGAATATCTCTCTTATTCTGGAGTATACGGTTCAGTGGGCACGACAATAAATATTGGAATTAAGAACGGAGAGATTGATTTACCTGCTCTATCAGGGGGAGAGATACCACCACAAAAATATGTATACACGGGCAATGGACAATTTAAAAACAAGGATGGAAATGTAGCCATTAGTTTTGACCAACAAAAGAATGGAAAAACCTATTTAAAGGTTAACGCGTATACGAATCTTCCGGGATTAGGTCAAACCGTTGCGGTAATGTATGAATATCAAAAGCTGGATCCCAATCCTCTAAATGATACAACTAAAAAGGTATGGGAGCATAGAAACGGAAAAAGTTATTATGCATTGGATGAAAAGATAACTTCTGGATTTTATCTAGCACCACAGGTCCTAAATAAGAAAATATCCGTTGATGTGGAACATGGGTACGCAAACGGCACTAAGATTGTGGATGAGAATCAAGCCGTAAACGCAGTTGAAATTCCTATCATGTATGGAAGGGATGTATTAGATTTGAAGTTCTATACATTGAACCGTACGGAGTATGTAATGGTCAATAGTCAATCCTATATCAGTGAAGATGCGATTCAACCCATATATGCAGGGAACTCCTCGATCAGCAGCATACCATTCAATGGTCAGGCTGTTTGGTATAAGATTGATGAAAAATCAGCCAATCGAGCCATGACTGTGGAGGCCCCTTCAAGTGGAGGATTTGCCGTTTATGACGGAAAGGGAAATGTTGTGAACTTTTCAAAGGCAAGCAACAATCACTCGGTTGTACTGCCTGAAAGCGGGATGATCGTTTTTGGTGGTAAGGCGGGAGATGTATTTCAAATTAATCTGAAGGCTAAGTAG